From the genome of Staphylococcus haemolyticus, one region includes:
- a CDS encoding CHY zinc finger protein, whose amino-acid sequence MPKVYGSLVDNETRCTHYHTFLDVIAIKFKCCNKYYPCYQCHEEHETHPIKRWSEQEFDEKAIMCGVCKHEMSIQDYMMTELCPKCQAHFNSRCKFHYHLYFEL is encoded by the coding sequence ATGCCAAAGGTTTATGGCTCACTTGTAGACAATGAAACACGATGCACACATTACCATACTTTTTTAGATGTTATAGCAATAAAATTCAAATGCTGCAATAAATATTATCCGTGTTATCAATGTCACGAAGAACACGAAACACACCCTATCAAAAGATGGTCAGAACAAGAATTTGATGAAAAGGCAATTATGTGTGGTGTATGTAAACATGAAATGTCTATTCAAGATTATATGATGACAGAGCTATGTCCTAAATGCCAAGCACATTTTAATAGTCGTTGTAAATTCCACTATCATTTATATTTTGAATTATAA
- a CDS encoding GrpB family protein translates to MYSTVQPFIHGDTQSEYDTLYQTTKTSLFNLLDSPVKFAQHIGGTSHFNYATEPILDVLIGVNNLHDITALDEKRLNYLGFYRLHHPYKKKVMMAKFNNMIDLRQTIRLHIIQMDTTLFKQYIEVDKALATQSDIARHFSEKKVSIIQHTNYIRPYENQKQKYFEDIFQKL, encoded by the coding sequence ATGTACTCAACCGTTCAGCCTTTTATTCATGGCGACACTCAATCTGAATATGACACATTATATCAAACAACTAAAACATCATTATTCAACTTGCTAGATTCTCCTGTAAAGTTCGCGCAACATATTGGAGGCACAAGTCATTTTAATTATGCAACTGAACCCATTTTAGATGTTTTAATTGGTGTAAATAATTTACATGATATCACAGCTCTAGATGAGAAACGATTAAATTATTTAGGCTTTTATCGTCTCCATCACCCTTATAAAAAGAAAGTTATGATGGCTAAGTTCAATAATATGATTGATTTGAGACAAACCATTCGCCTACACATCATTCAAATGGACACAACCTTATTCAAACAGTATATTGAAGTAGACAAAGCACTTGCAACACAATCAGATATAGCACGTCACTTTTCAGAAAAAAAGGTTTCTATTATCCAACATACTAATTATATAAGACCATACGAAAATCAAAAACAGAAATACTTTGAAGATATATTTCAAAAGTTGTAA
- the murB gene encoding UDP-N-acetylmuramate dehydrogenase has protein sequence MLKQEDILQDLKSLIPEDIIKVNEPLKRYTYTETGGNADFYLSPTKNEDVQAIVRYAKEKDIPVTYLGNGSNIIIREGGIRGIVISLLSLNHINVSDDAIIAGSGSAIIDVSRAARDHVLTGLEFACGIPGSVGGAVYMNAGAYGGEIKDCIDYALCVNEEGDLIQFTNKELELDYRNSIVQKQHLVVLEAAFTLEPGKLDEIQAKMDDLTERRESKQPLEYPSCGSVFQRPPGHFAGKLIQDSDLQGYRVGGVEVSKKHAGFMVNVDNGTATDYEDLIHHVQKVVKEKFDVELHREVRIIGEHPKE, from the coding sequence ATGTTAAAGCAAGAAGACATCTTACAAGATTTAAAATCCTTAATACCTGAAGATATTATTAAAGTAAATGAACCTTTAAAACGATATACATACACCGAGACAGGTGGAAATGCAGACTTTTATTTATCTCCCACTAAAAATGAGGATGTACAAGCTATTGTAAGATACGCTAAAGAAAAAGATATCCCGGTCACATACCTCGGAAATGGGTCAAACATTATTATTCGTGAAGGCGGCATTCGTGGTATTGTTATTAGCTTATTATCATTAAATCATATTAATGTTTCTGATGATGCTATTATTGCTGGAAGCGGTTCTGCAATTATAGATGTTTCACGTGCTGCTAGAGACCATGTGTTAACAGGTTTAGAATTTGCTTGTGGCATTCCAGGTTCTGTCGGAGGAGCTGTTTACATGAATGCTGGCGCATATGGTGGTGAAATCAAAGATTGTATCGACTACGCGCTTTGTGTTAATGAAGAAGGTGATTTAATTCAATTTACTAATAAAGAATTAGAATTAGATTACAGAAATAGTATTGTACAAAAGCAACATTTAGTTGTACTTGAAGCTGCATTCACACTTGAACCAGGAAAATTAGACGAAATTCAAGCGAAGATGGATGACTTAACTGAACGTCGTGAGTCTAAACAACCACTAGAATATCCATCATGTGGTAGTGTGTTCCAAAGACCACCCGGTCATTTTGCAGGAAAATTAATACAAGATTCTGATTTACAGGGTTATCGCGTTGGTGGCGTAGAAGTTTCTAAAAAACATGCAGGATTCATGGTTAATGTAGATAATGGAACAGCTACTGATTATGAAGATTTAATTCATCACGTACAAAAAGTAGTGAAAGAAAAATTCGATGTCGAACTTCATCGTGAAGTTCGTATTATTGGAGAGCATCCTAAAGAATAG
- a CDS encoding EMYY motif lipoprotein, producing the protein MKKLAILSIMLICGILLSSCGNQSSADLKDFQTQLNKVEDEKEDLKTLMDKIHLKQLDQLSKTDTTDKNKREFEALKKDINKHLIPQFKKYEKSAKQLPAEHQDVKDLKNKYLENVKQEKQSIYDIKTFVDLCNKSIKANEDILDYTKLFESNRSQVETQIKKANNQEDANQLTSKIESNNQNLKEAAQKYLESDDSNSKKAIDEHIKPLIEKQISELNQTNITDPKVNSARKNAIEMYYNLLNYYDTRETTIEIEKKLSKIDVEKLPKTGKELSKDNNDFYEDLKKLKKQ; encoded by the coding sequence ATGAAGAAATTAGCAATACTTTCTATAATGTTGATATGTGGCATATTGCTCTCATCATGTGGCAATCAAAGTAGCGCGGACTTAAAGGATTTTCAAACACAACTTAATAAGGTTGAAGATGAGAAGGAAGATCTTAAAACTTTAATGGACAAGATTCACTTGAAACAATTGGATCAATTGAGCAAGACGGACACCACTGATAAGAATAAAAGAGAGTTTGAAGCACTAAAGAAAGATATTAACAAACACTTAATTCCTCAATTTAAAAAATATGAAAAGTCAGCTAAACAATTACCAGCTGAACATCAAGATGTTAAAGACTTAAAGAACAAGTACTTAGAAAATGTAAAACAGGAAAAACAATCTATATATGATATTAAAACCTTTGTAGATTTATGTAATAAGTCAATTAAGGCGAATGAAGATATCTTGGATTATACAAAGTTATTTGAAAGTAATCGCTCACAAGTAGAAACGCAAATTAAAAAGGCAAATAATCAAGAAGATGCCAATCAGTTAACATCTAAAATTGAAAGTAACAATCAAAATCTTAAAGAAGCTGCACAAAAATACTTAGAAAGTGATGATAGTAATTCTAAGAAAGCAATTGACGAACATATTAAACCGTTAATTGAGAAGCAAATTTCAGAATTAAACCAAACCAATATTACTGACCCAAAAGTCAACAGTGCTCGCAAAAATGCGATTGAAATGTATTATAATTTATTGAATTACTATGATACGCGAGAAACTACAATTGAAATAGAGAAAAAACTTTCTAAAATTGATGTAGAAAAGTTACCGAAAACGGGTAAAGAATTAAGTAAGGATAATAATGATTTTTACGAAGATTTGAAAAAGTTAAAAAAGCAATAG
- the ytxJ gene encoding bacillithiol system redox-active protein YtxJ, whose amino-acid sequence MAIKLSSIDQFEQVLKDNKYVFVLKHSDTCPISADAYDQFNKFLYERDMDGYYLVVQEERKLSDYIAEKTNVKHESPQAFYFIDGEATWNASHSDINVSSLAQAEE is encoded by the coding sequence ATGGCTATAAAGCTGAGTTCGATTGACCAGTTTGAGCAAGTACTTAAAGATAATAAATATGTATTTGTATTAAAACATAGTGATACTTGTCCAATCTCAGCAGATGCATACGATCAATTTAATAAATTTTTATATGAAAGAGATATGGATGGCTATTACTTAGTCGTTCAAGAAGAAAGAAAACTTTCTGACTATATCGCTGAAAAGACAAATGTGAAACATGAATCGCCACAAGCATTCTATTTTATTGATGGAGAAGCAACTTGGAATGCTAGTCACAGTGATATTAATGTATCTTCATTAGCTCAAGCTGAAGAATAA
- a CDS encoding glycerate kinase, which yields MKILVAMDEFNGIISSYQANRFVEEAVASQIEDADIVQVPLFNGRHELMDSVFLWQSGTKYRVNVHDADMKEVETVYGQTEQGLTIIEGNLFIKGQKPVEQRSSYGLGEVIIDALNNGADNIVISLGGIDSFDGGIGMMQALGAQFYNDEGELLDAREGAQVIKFIRRIDFSAIPQNFKDAHIQLMSDFSSKLYGKHSEIMKTYETHQLTREKAAEIDNLIWYFSELVKNEMKIAMGPIERGGAGGGIAALLNGLYDAEILTSHELVNQITHLDDLVSQADLIIFGEGVKEEDHLLETTTLTIAELAQKHDKPAIAICATDDKFDVFDQYHVTAMFNTFVEMPERYTDFKMGIQIRHFTVQALRLLKTTLNNA from the coding sequence ATGAAAATATTAGTAGCAATGGATGAATTTAACGGTATAATCTCAAGTTATCAAGCGAATCGTTTCGTTGAAGAAGCGGTAGCCAGTCAAATTGAAGATGCTGATATTGTACAAGTGCCATTATTTAATGGGCGTCATGAATTAATGGATTCGGTGTTCTTATGGCAATCAGGTACGAAATATAGAGTGAATGTGCATGATGCGGATATGAAGGAAGTCGAAACAGTTTATGGTCAAACTGAACAAGGATTAACTATAATTGAGGGGAATTTATTTATAAAAGGACAAAAACCGGTTGAACAACGTTCAAGTTACGGTTTAGGAGAAGTAATTATAGATGCACTGAATAATGGAGCCGATAACATTGTTATTTCACTTGGTGGCATCGATAGTTTCGATGGTGGTATTGGGATGATGCAAGCTTTAGGTGCTCAATTCTATAATGATGAAGGAGAACTTCTAGATGCACGTGAAGGTGCTCAAGTGATTAAATTTATTCGTCGAATTGATTTTTCTGCAATACCTCAAAATTTCAAGGATGCACATATTCAATTGATGTCTGATTTTTCTAGTAAATTATATGGTAAGCATAGTGAAATTATGAAGACGTATGAAACACATCAATTGACACGAGAAAAAGCTGCAGAAATAGATAATTTAATTTGGTACTTCAGTGAGCTTGTTAAAAATGAAATGAAAATTGCTATGGGTCCTATCGAAAGAGGCGGCGCTGGTGGTGGTATTGCAGCATTATTAAATGGATTGTATGATGCTGAAATATTAACAAGTCATGAATTGGTTAACCAAATAACACATTTAGATGATTTAGTTTCTCAGGCGGATTTAATCATCTTTGGTGAAGGTGTTAAAGAAGAGGATCACTTACTTGAAACAACAACTTTAACAATTGCAGAATTAGCGCAAAAACATGATAAACCTGCGATTGCTATTTGTGCGACTGATGACAAATTTGATGTCTTTGATCAGTACCATGTTACAGCAATGTTTAATACTTTCGTTGAGATGCCAGAAAGATACACAGACTTTAAAATGGGTATACAAATCCGACACTTTACTGTTCAAGCACTTAGATTATTAAAAACGACATTAAATAATGCATAA